A stretch of the Archangium violaceum genome encodes the following:
- the rpsS gene encoding 30S ribosomal protein S19, which yields MARSIKKGPFVDGYLVKKIEDMIKTNKKSVVKTWSRRSTILPEFVGHTFAVHNGRKFIPVFVTENMVGHKLGEFAPTRTFGGHSAEKKVAKGK from the coding sequence ATGGCGCGTTCGATCAAGAAGGGTCCGTTCGTCGATGGGTACCTCGTGAAGAAGATCGAGGACATGATCAAGACGAACAAGAAGAGTGTTGTGAAGACGTGGTCCCGGCGTTCCACCATCCTGCCGGAGTTCGTGGGACACACCTTCGCGGTGCACAACGGCCGCAAGTTCATCCCCGTCTTCGTGACCGAGAACATGGTGGGCCACAAGCTCGGCGAGTTCGCCCCGACCCGTACGTTCGGTGGTCACTCGGCGGAGAAGAAGGTCGCCAAGGGCAAGTAG
- the tuf gene encoding elongation factor Tu encodes MSKEKFERTKPHVNIGTIGHVDHGKTSLTAAITKVLAKTGGATFLAYDQIDKAPEERERGITISTAHVEYQTTNRHYAHVDCPGHADYVKNMITGAAQMDGAILVVSAADGPMPQTREHILLARQVGVPYIVVFLNKVDMLDDPELRELVEMEVRDLLKKYDFPGDEIPIVPGSALKALEGDTSEIGEPAILKLMEAVDKYIPTPQRATDKPFLMPVEDVFSIAGRGTVATGRVERGRVKVGEEIEIVGIRPTQKTVVTGVEMFRKLLDEGMAGDNIGALLRGLKREDLERGQVLAKPGSITPHTKFKAQIYVLTKEEGGRHTPFFKGYRPQFYFRTTDVTGTVKLPENVEMVMPGDNIAIEVELITPVAMEKELRFAVREGGRTVGAGVVAEIIA; translated from the coding sequence ATGAGTAAGGAGAAGTTCGAAAGAACGAAGCCGCACGTGAACATCGGTACGATCGGTCACGTGGACCACGGCAAGACGTCCCTGACGGCGGCCATCACGAAGGTGCTGGCGAAGACGGGCGGCGCGACGTTCCTCGCGTACGACCAGATCGACAAGGCCCCCGAGGAGCGTGAGCGCGGTATCACCATCTCCACGGCGCACGTGGAGTACCAGACGACCAACCGGCACTATGCCCACGTCGACTGCCCGGGCCACGCCGACTACGTCAAGAACATGATCACGGGCGCGGCGCAGATGGACGGCGCCATCCTGGTGGTCTCCGCCGCCGACGGCCCGATGCCCCAGACGCGCGAGCACATCCTGCTCGCCCGCCAGGTCGGCGTGCCCTACATCGTGGTCTTCCTGAACAAGGTCGACATGCTGGACGACCCCGAGCTGCGCGAGCTCGTGGAGATGGAGGTCCGCGACCTGCTCAAGAAGTACGACTTCCCTGGCGACGAGATCCCCATCGTCCCCGGCAGCGCCCTCAAGGCGCTCGAGGGTGACACCTCGGAGATCGGCGAGCCGGCCATCCTCAAGCTGATGGAGGCGGTGGACAAGTACATCCCCACCCCGCAGCGCGCGACGGACAAGCCCTTCCTGATGCCGGTGGAGGACGTGTTCTCCATCGCCGGCCGCGGTACGGTGGCCACCGGCCGCGTGGAGCGCGGCAGGGTGAAGGTGGGCGAGGAAATCGAGATTGTCGGTATCCGCCCCACGCAGAAGACGGTCGTCACGGGCGTGGAGATGTTCCGCAAGCTGCTGGACGAGGGCATGGCGGGCGACAACATCGGCGCGCTGCTGCGTGGTCTGAAGCGTGAGGACCTGGAGCGTGGTCAGGTGCTCGCCAAGCCGGGCTCCATCACCCCGCACACCAAGTTCAAGGCGCAGATCTACGTGCTCACGAAGGAAGAGGGTGGCCGTCACACGCCGTTCTTCAAGGGCTACCGGCCGCAGTTCTACTTCCGCACCACGGACGTGACGGGCACGGTGAAGCTGCCCGAGAACGTCGAGATGGTGATGCCGGGCGACAACATCGCCATCGAGGTGGAGTTGATCACCCCCGTGGCCATGGAGAAGGAGCTCCGCTTCGCCGTCCGCGAGGGTGGCCGCACCGTGGGCGCCGGCGTCGTGGCCGAGATCATCGCGTAG
- the rplE gene encoding 50S ribosomal protein L5: MKELGLKNPMEVPRLEKIVVNMGLGEALANAKILESAVDQLGAITGQKPVVTRARKSIANFKLRQGQAIGAAVTLRGDRMYEFLDRLITVALPRVRDFKGVSPKAFDGKGNYTLGVREQIIFPEINYDQIEKVKGLNISFVTTAANDEQGLALMRHFGMPFRQ, from the coding sequence ATGAAGGAGCTGGGCCTCAAGAACCCGATGGAGGTTCCTCGCCTCGAGAAGATCGTCGTCAACATGGGTCTGGGCGAGGCGCTCGCCAACGCCAAGATCCTCGAGTCCGCCGTGGACCAGCTGGGTGCCATCACCGGTCAGAAGCCCGTGGTGACCCGCGCCCGCAAGTCCATCGCGAACTTCAAGCTGCGCCAGGGCCAGGCGATCGGTGCCGCCGTCACGCTGCGCGGCGACCGGATGTACGAGTTCCTGGACCGCCTCATCACCGTCGCGCTGCCGCGCGTGCGTGACTTCAAGGGCGTGTCCCCCAAGGCGTTCGACGGGAAGGGCAACTACACGCTCGGCGTGCGCGAGCAGATCATCTTCCCGGAAATCAACTACGACCAGATCGAGAAGGTGAAGGGGCTGAACATCAGCTTCGTCACCACTGCGGCGAACGATGAGCAGGGGCTGGCGCTGATGCGTCACTTCGGCATGCCGTTCCGCCAGTAA
- the rplV gene encoding 50S ribosomal protein L22 encodes MESKAHLRFLRMSPRKVSTVAALVRGKPVGQALNILRFTSRAAAVPVAKLIKSAVANATDLSKGQVDVDRLIVKTISVDQGPTQRRYMPRAMGRASRINKKTSHIHVVLAEAAK; translated from the coding sequence ATGGAGTCGAAGGCACATCTGAGGTTCCTGCGCATGTCGCCCCGGAAGGTTTCCACCGTGGCGGCTCTCGTCCGGGGCAAGCCGGTGGGGCAGGCCCTGAACATCCTGCGCTTCACCAGCCGCGCCGCGGCGGTTCCGGTGGCCAAGCTCATCAAGAGCGCCGTGGCCAACGCGACGGACCTGTCCAAGGGTCAGGTCGACGTGGACCGTCTCATCGTGAAGACGATCTCGGTGGATCAGGGTCCTACCCAGCGCCGCTACATGCCGCGCGCCATGGGCCGGGCCTCGCGCATCAACAAGAAGACCAGTCACATTCACGTGGTGCTGGCGGAGGCGGCCAAGTAG
- the rpsH gene encoding 30S ribosomal protein S8, which produces MSVVNDPIGDMLTRLRNGSRARHDKVVIPHSNLKVEIIKVLKAEGFIGDYTVHERAPQNEISVQLKYGPDRAPAITGIRRVSKPGLRRYVNSREIPQVLGGLGISILSTSRGVMVDSDARKQKVGGELLCTVY; this is translated from the coding sequence ATGTCGGTTGTCAACGATCCCATTGGCGACATGCTGACCCGCCTGCGCAACGGCTCGCGCGCGCGTCACGACAAGGTCGTCATCCCCCACTCGAACCTCAAGGTCGAGATCATCAAGGTTCTCAAGGCCGAGGGCTTCATCGGGGACTACACGGTCCACGAGCGCGCGCCGCAGAACGAGATCAGCGTGCAGCTGAAGTACGGTCCGGATCGCGCTCCGGCGATCACCGGCATCCGCCGCGTGTCCAAGCCCGGCTTGCGCCGGTACGTCAACTCGCGTGAGATTCCGCAGGTGCTCGGCGGTCTGGGCATCTCCATCCTGTCCACGTCGCGCGGCGTGATGGTGGACTCCGATGCTCGCAAGCAGAAGGTCGGCGGCGAGCTGCTCTGCACTGTCTACTAG
- the rpsG gene encoding 30S ribosomal protein S7 gives MPRRRVVAKRKILPDPKFQDRLVTKFVNDLMRKGKKSIAERVCYGAFALIEERAKEDPLKTFKKALDNVKPVLEVKSRRVGGATYQVPVEVRQDRRVALGMRWIITYAKARGEKTAMEKLAGEIMDAANNRGNAVKKREDTHKMAEANKAFAHYRW, from the coding sequence ATGCCTCGTCGTCGCGTAGTAGCCAAGCGCAAGATCCTTCCCGATCCGAAGTTCCAGGACCGCCTCGTCACGAAGTTCGTGAACGACCTGATGCGCAAGGGGAAGAAGTCCATCGCCGAGCGGGTGTGCTACGGCGCCTTCGCCCTCATCGAGGAGCGTGCGAAGGAGGACCCCCTCAAGACCTTCAAGAAGGCCCTGGACAACGTCAAGCCCGTGCTCGAGGTGAAGAGCCGCCGCGTCGGTGGCGCCACCTACCAGGTTCCCGTGGAGGTCCGTCAGGACCGCCGCGTGGCGCTGGGCATGCGCTGGATCATCACCTACGCCAAGGCGCGCGGTGAGAAGACGGCGATGGAGAAGCTGGCGGGCGAGATCATGGACGCCGCCAACAACCGCGGCAACGCGGTGAAGAAGCGCGAGGACACGCACAAGATGGCCGAGGCCAACAAGGCCTTCGCCCACTACCGCTGGTAG
- the rplB gene encoding 50S ribosomal protein L2 → MGIKKYKPTSAARRLMTVSDFADITKDTPEKGLTEPLKKSGGRNVHGHITRRHQGGGHKRRYRVIDFKRRDKDGVPAKVAAVEYDPNRSANIALLHYADGEKRYILAPVDLKVGDTVMAGENADIRPGNTLPLINIPIGTIIHNVELKPGRGGQIIRSAGSSGQLMAKEGRYAQVRLPSGAVRMVLIECRATVGQVGNLEHEIIRIGKAGRSRWLGIRPTVRGLAMNPVDHPHGGGEGKSGQGNPHPVSPWGQKTKGLSTRKNKRTDKFIVSVRRPGARSQ, encoded by the coding sequence ATGGGCATCAAGAAGTACAAGCCGACCTCCGCCGCCCGCCGTCTGATGACGGTGTCTGACTTCGCGGACATCACCAAGGACACGCCGGAGAAGGGCCTTACCGAGCCCCTCAAGAAGTCCGGCGGCCGCAACGTCCACGGCCACATCACCCGTCGTCACCAGGGTGGTGGTCACAAGCGCCGCTACCGCGTCATCGACTTCAAGCGTCGGGACAAGGATGGCGTGCCGGCCAAGGTCGCGGCGGTCGAGTACGACCCGAACCGCTCCGCCAACATCGCCCTCCTGCACTACGCGGACGGCGAGAAGCGCTACATCCTGGCCCCGGTCGACCTGAAGGTCGGGGACACCGTGATGGCGGGTGAGAACGCGGACATCCGTCCGGGCAACACCCTGCCGCTCATCAACATCCCGATTGGCACCATCATCCACAACGTGGAGCTGAAGCCGGGCCGCGGCGGGCAGATCATCCGCTCCGCGGGTTCCTCCGGTCAGCTGATGGCGAAGGAGGGCCGCTACGCTCAGGTGCGTCTGCCCTCGGGTGCCGTGCGCATGGTGCTCATCGAGTGCCGCGCCACCGTGGGCCAGGTGGGCAACCTGGAGCACGAGATCATCCGCATCGGCAAGGCGGGTCGTAGCCGCTGGCTGGGCATCCGGCCCACCGTCCGCGGTCTGGCCATGAACCCCGTCGACCACCCGCACGGTGGTGGCGAGGGTAAGTCCGGTCAGGGTAACCCGCACCCGGTGTCGCCGTGGGGCCAGAAGACCAAGGGCCTCAGCACCCGCAAGAACAAGCGTACTGACAAGTTCATCGTGAGCGTCCGCCGTCCGGGCGCGCGCAGCCAGTAG
- the rpmC gene encoding 50S ribosomal protein L29, which yields MATAKELKELSADDLKRRAAELRETLFQDQLKRATGSLDNPSERTQHKRDLARILTVLGEKTRAEKKA from the coding sequence ATGGCGACTGCGAAGGAACTCAAGGAGCTCTCGGCGGATGACCTGAAGCGGCGCGCGGCCGAGCTGCGCGAGACGCTGTTCCAGGATCAGCTCAAGAGGGCGACCGGCTCGCTCGACAATCCGTCCGAGCGCACCCAGCACAAGCGCGACCTGGCGCGCATCCTGACCGTCCTGGGGGAGAAGACCCGGGCGGAGAAGAAGGCTTAG
- the rplN gene encoding 50S ribosomal protein L14 — MIQMTSVLDVADNSGAKKVFCIKVLGGSKRKYASIGDVIVVSVREALPNSKVKKGDVAKAVIVRTAREVGRPDGSYIKFDGNSAVLINKDMEPIGTRIFGPVARELRARKFMKIISLAPEVL; from the coding sequence ATGATTCAGATGACGAGCGTGCTCGACGTGGCCGACAACTCGGGCGCCAAGAAGGTGTTCTGCATCAAGGTGCTCGGTGGCTCGAAGCGCAAGTACGCGTCCATCGGCGATGTGATCGTCGTGTCGGTGCGCGAGGCGCTGCCGAACTCCAAGGTGAAGAAGGGTGATGTGGCCAAGGCCGTCATCGTGCGCACCGCGCGCGAGGTGGGCCGTCCGGATGGCAGCTACATCAAGTTCGATGGCAACTCCGCCGTCCTCATCAACAAGGACATGGAGCCCATCGGGACGCGCATCTTCGGGCCGGTCGCCCGCGAGCTCCGCGCCCGCAAGTTCATGAAGATCATCTCGCTCGCTCCCGAGGTCCTCTAG
- a CDS encoding 50S ribosomal protein L23 — translation MNINDVIKGPLITEKLDAAREKFRQYSFIVDKKATKYDVARAVEQLFKVNVEGVRTNIVRGKTKRVGRSIGKRPNFKKAVVTLKEGDKIELFEGGAV, via the coding sequence GTGAATATCAACGACGTCATCAAGGGACCGCTCATCACCGAGAAGCTGGACGCGGCCCGCGAGAAGTTCCGGCAGTACTCGTTCATCGTCGACAAGAAGGCCACGAAGTACGACGTGGCCCGCGCCGTCGAGCAACTCTTCAAGGTGAACGTCGAGGGCGTGCGGACCAACATCGTCCGCGGCAAGACCAAGCGGGTGGGCCGCTCGATTGGCAAGCGGCCGAACTTCAAGAAGGCGGTCGTCACCCTCAAGGAGGGGGACAAGATCGAACTCTTCGAGGGAGGCGCGGTCTAG
- the rplX gene encoding 50S ribosomal protein L24: MEKLKVGDTVQVIAGAERSEKTPASKRGKILKIDREAQRVTVEGVRLVKRHLRKTPQQPEGGIVEKPGTIHISDVQLVCAKCDKPTRVGIRADGDKKKRFCKNCDALID; the protein is encoded by the coding sequence ATGGAGAAGCTCAAGGTTGGAGACACCGTCCAGGTCATCGCCGGCGCCGAGCGCTCGGAGAAGACCCCGGCGAGCAAGCGCGGGAAGATCCTGAAGATCGACCGTGAGGCCCAGCGGGTGACCGTCGAGGGCGTGCGCCTGGTCAAGCGGCACCTGCGCAAGACGCCCCAGCAGCCCGAGGGCGGCATCGTGGAGAAGCCGGGCACCATCCACATCTCGGACGTCCAGCTGGTTTGCGCCAAGTGCGACAAGCCGACCCGCGTGGGCATCCGGGCCGATGGGGACAAGAAGAAGCGGTTCTGCAAGAACTGCGACGCCCTGATTGACTAG
- the rpsC gene encoding 30S ribosomal protein S3, with protein sequence MGQKVHPIGFRLGVIKTWDSKWFEHKNYAQWLHEDIRIREFVKKSLAHAGVSKVEIERAANKVKVNVHTARPGIVIGKRGAGIETVKKDLQQFTKNEVFLNIVEVRKAETDAQLVAENIATQLERRIAFRRAMKKALQTAMKFGAKGIRVSCSGRLGGAEMARYEWYREGRVPLHTLRADIDYGFAEAKTTYGKIGCKVWICRGEVLPTKGGQSPAPAANR encoded by the coding sequence TTGGGCCAGAAAGTCCATCCCATTGGGTTCCGCCTCGGGGTCATCAAGACCTGGGACTCCAAGTGGTTCGAGCACAAGAACTACGCGCAGTGGCTGCATGAGGACATCCGCATCCGCGAGTTCGTGAAGAAGTCGCTCGCCCATGCGGGTGTCTCCAAGGTGGAGATCGAGCGCGCGGCGAACAAGGTGAAGGTCAACGTGCACACCGCGCGCCCGGGCATCGTCATCGGCAAGCGCGGTGCGGGCATCGAGACGGTGAAGAAGGACCTCCAGCAGTTCACGAAGAACGAGGTCTTCCTCAACATCGTCGAGGTCCGCAAGGCCGAGACGGACGCGCAGCTGGTGGCCGAGAACATCGCCACCCAGCTCGAGCGCCGTATCGCCTTCCGCCGCGCCATGAAGAAGGCGCTGCAGACGGCGATGAAGTTCGGCGCCAAGGGTATCCGTGTGTCGTGCTCCGGCCGCCTCGGTGGCGCGGAGATGGCCCGCTACGAGTGGTACCGCGAGGGCCGCGTGCCCCTGCACACCCTTCGTGCGGACATCGACTACGGTTTCGCCGAGGCGAAGACCACCTACGGCAAGATCGGTTGCAAGGTCTGGATCTGCCGCGGCGAGGTGCTGCCCACCAAGGGTGGTCAGAGCCCCGCGCCGGCGGCCAACCGCTAA
- the rpsJ gene encoding 30S ribosomal protein S10 has protein sequence MATQKIRIRLKAYDSKLLDQSAGEIVETARRTGAKVAGPIPLPTRINKFTVLRSPHVDKKSREQFEIRTHKRLLDILEPTQQTLDALMKLDLSAGVDVEIKS, from the coding sequence ATGGCGACACAGAAGATCCGCATCCGGCTGAAGGCCTACGACTCCAAGCTCCTGGATCAGAGCGCTGGGGAGATCGTCGAGACGGCGCGGCGCACGGGCGCCAAGGTTGCCGGTCCGATCCCCCTGCCCACGCGCATCAACAAGTTCACGGTTCTGCGCTCGCCGCACGTGGACAAGAAGAGCCGCGAGCAGTTCGAGATCCGCACGCACAAGCGCCTGCTCGATATCCTCGAGCCGACCCAGCAGACGCTGGACGCGCTGATGAAGCTGGATCTCTCGGCCGGTGTTGACGTGGAGATCAAGTCCTGA
- a CDS encoding type Z 30S ribosomal protein S14, translating to MAKLSKIAQAKRKPKFSVRAYNRCPLCGRPRAFLRKFNMCRICFRHRALRGEITGVTKSSW from the coding sequence ATGGCCAAGCTCTCGAAGATCGCTCAGGCGAAGCGCAAGCCGAAGTTCTCCGTCCGCGCGTACAACCGCTGCCCGTTGTGCGGTCGGCCCCGCGCGTTCCTGCGGAAGTTCAACATGTGCCGTATCTGCTTCCGGCACCGCGCCCTCCGCGGCGAGATCACCGGCGTCACCAAGTCGTCCTGGTAG
- the rpsQ gene encoding 30S ribosomal protein S17 has translation MAEATQSTSAKTSTRGRPKTRVGIVTSNKMQKTVVVTVSRRASHPKYGKIMSMREKYKAHVEDHDYPAKVTINEGDRVRIAETRPASKDKRWRVVEVLEKSKNV, from the coding sequence ATGGCTGAAGCGACTCAATCCACCTCTGCCAAGACCTCCACCCGCGGCCGTCCCAAGACCCGCGTGGGGATCGTGACCTCCAACAAGATGCAGAAGACGGTGGTGGTCACCGTCTCGCGCCGCGCGTCTCACCCGAAGTACGGGAAGATCATGAGCATGCGCGAGAAGTACAAGGCGCACGTCGAGGACCACGACTATCCGGCCAAGGTCACCATCAATGAGGGTGACCGGGTTCGTATCGCCGAGACCCGTCCCGCTTCGAAGGACAAGCGCTGGCGCGTGGTCGAGGTGTTGGAGAAGAGCAAGAACGTCTGA
- the rplP gene encoding 50S ribosomal protein L16 has protein sequence MLQPARTKYRKMHKGRTPGRAYRGSDLTYGEYGLMSLQPGWITSRQIEAARIAMTRHIKRGGKIWIRVFPDKPITKKPAETRMGTGKGGVEYYVAVVKPGRILYEMEGMTPEVATTALKLAQAKLPVLTKIVTRSELAL, from the coding sequence ATGCTTCAGCCTGCTCGCACGAAGTACCGCAAGATGCACAAGGGCCGCACGCCCGGTCGGGCGTACCGCGGCAGCGATCTCACCTACGGTGAGTACGGCCTCATGTCCCTGCAGCCGGGGTGGATTACCTCGCGGCAGATCGAGGCGGCCCGTATCGCGATGACGCGCCACATCAAGCGTGGTGGCAAGATCTGGATCCGTGTATTCCCGGACAAGCCCATCACCAAGAAGCCCGCCGAAACCCGCATGGGTACCGGTAAGGGCGGTGTGGAGTACTACGTGGCGGTGGTCAAGCCCGGCCGCATCCTCTACGAGATGGAGGGTATGACGCCGGAGGTTGCCACGACCGCCCTGAAGCTGGCCCAGGCCAAGCTGCCGGTGCTGACGAAGATCGTCACCCGCAGCGAGCTGGCGCTCTAG
- the rplD gene encoding 50S ribosomal protein L4 codes for MAKFDVVDLDLKKVSELELSDEVFGAEPNANLFYEVAKMQQINRRRGTVAVKNTSLVSGGGKKPWKQKGTGRARQGSIRASHWVGGGKAMGPKPRDYFYRPPKKVRRGALKAALSLRAREKTLIIVSDFNLAAPKSKQAFEALTKRLKLADALVIDAKDNTNLHRSVRNLAKFDVLPPEGLNLESVLRHKHLVLTSSAAKAIEGALS; via the coding sequence ATGGCGAAGTTCGACGTAGTCGATCTGGATTTGAAGAAGGTGTCGGAGCTTGAGCTCTCCGACGAGGTCTTCGGCGCCGAGCCGAACGCGAACCTCTTTTACGAGGTCGCGAAGATGCAGCAGATCAACCGGCGCCGGGGTACGGTGGCGGTGAAGAACACCTCGCTGGTGAGCGGCGGTGGCAAGAAGCCCTGGAAGCAGAAGGGCACCGGCCGCGCTCGTCAGGGTTCCATCCGCGCTTCCCACTGGGTGGGCGGCGGTAAGGCGATGGGCCCGAAGCCGCGGGACTACTTCTACCGTCCTCCGAAGAAGGTCCGTCGCGGTGCGCTCAAGGCGGCCCTGTCGCTGCGCGCCCGTGAGAAGACGCTCATCATCGTGAGCGACTTCAACCTGGCTGCTCCAAAGAGCAAGCAGGCCTTCGAGGCTCTGACCAAGCGGCTGAAGCTGGCCGACGCACTGGTCATCGATGCCAAGGACAACACCAACCTGCACCGCAGCGTGCGCAACCTGGCGAAGTTCGATGTTCTGCCCCCCGAGGGTCTGAACCTCGAGTCCGTGCTCCGCCACAAGCACCTGGTGCTCACTTCCTCGGCCGCCAAGGCCATCGAGGGGGCGCTCTCGTGA
- the fusA gene encoding elongation factor G: MPREYPLERYRNIGIMAHIDAGKTTTTERILFYTGAIHKMGEVHEGTTTTDWMPQERERGITITSAAITAFWNRSDQKYRINIIDTPGHVDFTIEVERSLRVLDGAIAVFDGVNGVEPQSETVWRQADKYKVPRICFVNKMDRVGADYTMSVNSIREKLGARPVRMQLPLGTEDKLRGVIDLVRMKALVFHDSEQGSRYDVVDIPEEFLEEANAARSELVETAAEQDDALTEKFLEGQELTEAEIRVAIRKGCLGLKIFPVFCGSAFKHKGVQPLLDAVVDYLPNPLEVPPVHGKSPKGEDEIRETDDKAPFSALAFKIMNDPAFQSQTLTFLRIYSGKLEAGTAAWNSVKGKRERISRLVQMRADKKDEVQECYAGDICAVVGLKLATTGDTLCDDKHPIILERMEFPEPVIDVAIEPKSTADQDKIIASLARLAMEDPSFRVKTNEETGQTIIAGMGELHLDIIVDRLLREFKVDANVGKPQVAYRETITKAVQSEGKYIRQAGGKGMYGHINLRVMPSEPGAGFVFENQIVGGVVTKEFVEAAKQGVQEAMQSGPIAGYPMLDIRVEAYDGSMHDVDSNEMAFKIAGSMAFRDAVRTADPVLLEPIMDCEIVTPDDFTGDVIGDLNGRRGKIMGMEPRPGGVQAIHAQVPLARMFGYSTDLRSRSQGRATYTMRFSHYAPAAKDALNR, encoded by the coding sequence ATGCCTCGCGAGTACCCGCTCGAGCGCTATCGCAACATCGGCATCATGGCGCACATCGATGCCGGCAAGACCACGACCACGGAGCGGATCCTGTTCTACACAGGAGCCATCCACAAGATGGGCGAGGTGCATGAAGGCACCACGACCACGGACTGGATGCCCCAGGAGCGCGAGCGCGGCATCACGATCACCTCGGCCGCCATCACCGCCTTCTGGAATCGGAGCGATCAGAAGTACCGCATCAACATCATCGACACGCCGGGCCACGTGGACTTCACCATCGAGGTGGAGCGCTCGCTGCGCGTGCTGGACGGGGCCATCGCGGTCTTCGACGGCGTGAACGGTGTGGAGCCCCAGTCCGAGACGGTCTGGCGCCAGGCGGACAAGTACAAGGTCCCCCGCATCTGCTTCGTGAACAAGATGGACCGGGTGGGCGCGGACTACACGATGTCCGTCAACTCGATCCGCGAGAAGCTGGGCGCGCGTCCGGTGCGCATGCAGCTCCCGCTGGGCACCGAGGACAAGCTGCGCGGCGTCATCGACCTGGTGCGGATGAAGGCGCTCGTGTTCCATGATTCGGAGCAGGGCAGCCGGTATGACGTGGTGGACATCCCCGAGGAGTTCCTCGAGGAGGCCAACGCGGCCCGGAGCGAGCTCGTGGAGACCGCGGCCGAGCAGGACGACGCGCTCACCGAGAAGTTCCTCGAGGGCCAGGAACTCACCGAGGCGGAGATCCGCGTCGCCATCCGCAAGGGGTGTCTGGGGCTGAAGATCTTCCCCGTGTTCTGTGGCTCGGCCTTCAAGCACAAGGGCGTGCAGCCGCTGCTGGACGCGGTGGTGGACTACCTGCCCAACCCGCTGGAAGTCCCCCCGGTGCACGGCAAGAGCCCCAAGGGCGAGGACGAGATCCGCGAGACGGATGACAAGGCGCCGTTCAGCGCGCTGGCGTTCAAGATCATGAACGACCCGGCGTTCCAGTCACAGACGCTGACGTTCCTCCGCATCTACTCGGGCAAGCTGGAGGCGGGCACCGCCGCGTGGAACTCGGTGAAGGGCAAGCGCGAGCGCATCAGCCGGCTGGTGCAGATGCGCGCGGACAAGAAGGACGAGGTCCAGGAGTGCTACGCCGGTGACATCTGCGCGGTGGTGGGCCTGAAGCTGGCGACCACGGGCGACACGCTCTGTGACGACAAGCACCCCATCATCCTGGAGCGGATGGAGTTCCCCGAGCCCGTCATCGACGTGGCCATCGAGCCGAAGTCCACGGCGGACCAGGACAAGATCATCGCCAGCCTGGCGCGTCTGGCGATGGAGGATCCGTCCTTCCGGGTGAAGACGAACGAGGAGACGGGGCAGACCATCATCGCCGGCATGGGCGAGCTGCACCTGGACATCATCGTCGACCGACTGCTGCGCGAGTTCAAGGTCGACGCCAACGTGGGCAAGCCCCAGGTGGCCTACCGCGAGACGATCACCAAGGCGGTGCAGTCCGAGGGCAAGTACATCCGCCAGGCGGGTGGCAAGGGGATGTACGGCCACATCAACCTGCGGGTGATGCCCAGCGAGCCGGGCGCGGGCTTCGTCTTCGAGAACCAGATCGTGGGCGGGGTGGTGACCAAGGAGTTCGTGGAGGCGGCGAAGCAGGGCGTCCAGGAAGCCATGCAGAGCGGCCCCATCGCGGGCTACCCCATGCTGGACATCAGGGTGGAGGCCTACGACGGCTCGATGCACGACGTGGACTCCAACGAGATGGCCTTCAAGATCGCCGGCTCGATGGCCTTCCGGGACGCCGTGCGCACCGCCGACCCCGTGCTCCTCGAGCCCATCATGGACTGCGAGATCGTCACCCCGGACGACTTCACGGGGGACGTCATCGGCGATCTCAATGGACGCCGGGGGAAGATCATGGGCATGGAGCCTCGGCCGGGGGGCGTGCAGGCAATTCACGCCCAGGTGCCTCTGGCCAGGATGTTCGGGTACTCGACCGACCTGCGCAGCCGCAGTCAGGGAAGAGCGACGTACACCATGCGGTTCAGCCACTACGCGCCGGCAGCGAAGGACGCGCTGAACCGTTGA